The following DNA comes from Notolabrus celidotus isolate fNotCel1 chromosome 12, fNotCel1.pri, whole genome shotgun sequence.
GAACTACGCACAACTAAACAAGAGTGAGTTCATCAGAGACACCACACAGTTCAGAAAAACTGTTCAGTAATATCTGTCTGGATTTAAGGATTTCAAGTGCGCACATAACTATGGATTTAGTCATTGTctcttcttgttttctctttgcaCTTTCTTTACTACTAATGTGTGTTCatcatctcttctctttcactCTACCTGGTtatgtttctccctctctctttgtctgtcagAGAGCAGCCCAGCAGCCCTGAAACACTGTGAGAGTCACtaatgagtgtttgtgtttagatGTGTAGACCTGTAGAGCCTGTAGACGTGGGTAGTTGTGCTAACAAGTGTTTGTCTGTAGTTCAAAGGCCATCCACACCTAGAGGCTAATTCAAAACTATTTATAGCATCCAACTTTAAATGTAAGGAACGTCTTCCCCTTGAAGTCATGGCTCCTTCTAATATGGGCCTTAATTCAAACTGTAGTAAAACAGGAATATTTCTGAAAGGCAGTCACAGCCTGGAGCTCTGTAGGGTGACATATAACtattgtctgtctgcttcttcaTTGTGAAACACAGACTAGGGTGTGGTGTGGATGGTTGTGCATTTATGTTTAGTAAAAGGTGTGTTCTAGATGTGTTTCATTTGAATGTATCCGACCTTTTTGTGCTAGCTGGAAATGTTGATTTACTTCCTGAAGATCATCTGAAGATTAAATAAAGACTTATTTGCTCCCTGGCTTCTTCAAGTAGACTGAAGCCAGTTGTGGTGATTTATTTATATGATTCAACTGCTGCTGATCAGATAACCAAGCTTTAATCACAACACTTTGTCAGTTGGGTTTTGTGCATAAAACCTTTTTACACATGTCTTTTTTAGACTCTTGCAAGCCCGTCTGGAAAAAGAGGAATTTGAGGAGGAgctaaaggagctgcaggagaaagTGAGCACCATGAAACATCAGATACCTGACCCCAGCGCCACACTGAGTCTCAACCAGGTGCAGTAAACAACCCCACATCATCAGTGATGCACAGGAATGACCTGATCTGTTaaaaagcaatcaatcaatcaatctttatttatctttatttaacacCAGATCACAACAAATTTGATCTCAAGTATAGCCGGTCTAGACCATCCTCTATGTTAAGTTATTCACATTCTGGTTTGGCACTCTCGACACACTCTCCCGGAAGAAACTGCAGCGCATCATCAACAGGGCATCCAAAATTACTGTCTCACTCCTACCATCCCTTGAATCACTCCTCCGCAAATGGTCACTGCGCAGAGCTCACAAGATCATCTCTGATCCCACTCACCCTGCACACTATGCCTTCCAGCTACTGCCCTCTGGGAGGCACTACAGTACAATTGCCTCCAAAACAACCcgttttaaaaacaggtttattCCCCTTGCAATCAACTTTATTAAGTCTAAACATCAAGGATTAGGCATGGCccttgtatttttgtattttgaaatgttacgTCTACATGTACAGTTATGTTTCTATGTCTACTGTTAAATGTTATGTTTGAACCTGCAGCTGTACTGATAACAAATTCCACCAGCTTGGCTGTGTGgtcattaaaataatcaatcaatcaatcaattaacaaagacccaacaccaagacaggataatcaagacccatcttacagacaggactcatcaGTCTTGTCTCATCTTGATCtgccatgagtagagcactttgcagtatttagcaagttacagcggcgaggaaaaacgtcccttaacaggcagaaacctcgagcagaatcagactcatcCCCCAgtggtctaagcttatagcagcataactttgagctggtccaagcctgaaccagacctaattataagctttatcaaaaaggaacgttttaagcctactcttaaaagtagagagggtgtctgcctccctgactctgactggtagatgactccaaaggagaggtgcctgataacggTAGACTCATCCTCCCATACTATGtatagagactttaggtacgaagagtaggcctgcatgttgggagcgtagtgttctagaggggtaatagggcactttgagctctttaagatgcaAAGATGccttaaattctattctagattttatggggagccagtgcagagaagctaatgtgctctctcttccttgttctagtcagtactcttgctgcagcattttggaccaactgaagagtctttagagacttaaaCAAACCAACTTAAAAAttgagctgtctgtgtttttttcaggaACTCCAGCGATGCAATGCTGATCTCAAGAAGGCAACGTCTGAGGTGGAGAAGCAGAGGACGGAGTTGGACAAGAAAGTCATGGAGGTCATCTCCATCAAGAAATCTCACCAGAACCAGGAAGCAGAACTGAAGTATGAGATTGACAGGCTGAAGGAGCAGCTACAGAGGGCCAAGGAGGACTTTGTAAAGGCACAGGAGAAAACTAAACGGGTTAGTATTGATCCTCCAGTGACGGGGGCAGAGCACTCTGAAAGGTAGAGCTGAAAGGAATCAGTCTTGTATGTTTTATGAAATTAATTTTCTTATCTTTCTGCTTGAAGCTCCCAAGCCCAGCCGTCATCTCAGAGCTGGAGCAGAAGCTTGATGAGTCACAAAGTGAGGCTAACCAGCTCAAGGAGAAACTGTTGTTAGCTGAAGAAGACGTTAAGGCCACTACCACACGTCTGAATAGAGCTCAGACGGACATTAAATCACTCgaagacacacagcaggagcagcaggaggccAACATGCGTCTCAGGGAGAAACTGTCACGTTTAGAGGTAGGTGACATCCAGTACATCAGTGTTTCAGACGTGCAGTATTTCAGTTGGTGCTAGCTATCATCTGTGATTTTCTTTAGGCTCAGCTGCAGAACAATGCCACAGAGAGCTCTGAGGCAGAGTTCGCCCTCCACACTGAGGCTCAGGCACTGAGGTCTGAGATGGATGAAGCCAAGAGAAAAGCTTCCAGACAGAGCCAGGAGCACCGCGAACTGAGCCTGCGTGTGGAGGAcatggagaaggagaaggagacacTGAAACAGAACATCCACCAGCTGGAGGAGGCTGAACGTCGGCAGGGGAGAGCTCTGGAGAAAATCAACAAAGAGGTAAGACAAGTAGAGGTTCTTTTCAAACCTTGACAAGCAACTAAAGCCCCTGCAGTcaataaatgttcgtcaatgactcattttttcatgacgaaaacgagactatgacgagctaaagtgcttccctgataataaaactctgacggaaatatgttttgatttcgttgacgagacgatgacgagacgaaaacattagtgggGGATCGttggacattaagaatccatatTTCCctcgctgtgcgtctaatctttagaaataaaagcgaTTCAtacctgtgacaggctgagttattatttgaggggctcagtgttagcttggtcacctgCCAGccgcaggtgtgctttatgaaccagctctccccacctccatgcatctgtctcatctgcgttaatgacaaagacacaaccgggggacatctgtttaatatttgatgtttgccgtTTTTGCCACTCTCGcggtaaaaagctctgcgtctacagctttatttaatccagtttggtgattcatcagacacatttagtaagttttgataaactccttgttgaacgatgcagatgcatttcagattGCCGTAAACTGACTGTCTGttcagtgcgcctgtcactgcaggtgcattcaaggaccgtcgtaaatgtgcaacgcagtcctttcatggcatttttctgtgaatcgaGAGAATCataatacagtcacagtggtcacattaagaatgttttcttttgactttttagcagagACAGGCTGAATTGTTTACCTTAAGATGTTACTCAAGCAAAAGTGTTAGAGGAGTGAAATGTTtatgattttaacacttggtacaaccctgatactgatatctgattgacaacatccattatttaaagagtgaagatgtttcgaCAAAAATCAAGGACTAAAACgttttgagttttcgtcgaataaaactagactaaacctataaagggctgaaaagactaaaatgtgactaaaactaacaggcttTTTCaactaaagactaagactaagacttagactaaatctaaaatagctgccaaaattaactCTGCTGCAGTCTGGATCATCTACTCATTAGAGGCTTCAGAGCACATTAGAAATATTCACCCTGTGTACTTGTTTGTCTCTGACAGTACGAGTCTCTGGCACTGTCCTCCAGAGAAGAGGTGCAGGCTCTCAGGGCTCAgctggaggagcagaaggaACGGGCACGGAAGGAAATGCAGGAGGTGCAACGTCACGGAAACGACGCCCAGAGTGAAATGGAGAGGAGTCGCTTGAATCTGAGGAAACTAGAGGAAGAAGTGAGTTTTTTTGTGCACATGCTGTCCTGCTGGTTCggcctgtttgttgtttgtattcTGAAAATGATGTCCGGTCTGTTTTCAATAGTTGTGACAGATAACATTCACGGTGCACGCTCGGATGATTGTATCCACATGCCCACATGCAAAGTAGCAGGGTGAGAATCAGTCAGTCTGACATGTCTGTTCCTAATATTATGGTAAATCTAACTAGATGTCACGGCACAAGAAGGAGCTCCTGCTGGCGTGTGAGGAGAGAGACAACCACCAGCTGGATAAAGAGCTGATTTCCAACAGACTGCGCCACCTGGAGGCAGAGCTGGAGGCTGGAAAAAACAGCCTGAATGAGAAAACCCGGGAGATTCGCATCCTGGAGGTAAAATATGCGCATGTGCTTGCATCACAGTCTGAGAGGAGAGACCACTTGGAAACAAACCATGACTACAGGGCTTGCTGCTGTTACAGTAACAGCTCTGCTCTGCGTGTTGTGTCAGAGTAACAGTCTCTTCTTCTGCATAATTCTGGCTTAAATTTATAAATCAAACAAATATGATTAAAAGAGAGGCATTCAGTGCTGTTGATTGACATTTATGAGAATGTGCAACAGATTAACAGTGTTTAAACACTTTACACTGGGGCTCATGCTGGACATATTTTCAGAGCATCTAATACAGGTTGATATCATGGTGTCTCCCTCAGGACAAGCTGAAGcggctggagctggagctggaggaggagaaaagcagTGCAGAGATGATGACAGACAGGGTGGCCAGGAGCAGAGATCAGATTGATCAGCTGCGCTCTGAGCTCATGCAGGAGAGATCATCCAAACAGGACCTGGAGCTGGACAAGAACTCCATGGAGAGACATGTAGGCACACACTAACTGTTATGATTGTTTATAAGCCACTAAAGACTAAAATCTGTCAGAATGTTCTGCTTGAATTATAACAATACAATTAAGTTCTGAATGATAATCTGTGCCTGCAGCTGAAAGAGCTGAGGAGTCGTGTGGTGGACATGGAGGGCCAGTCTCGCTCCTCAACGGGAGTGTCCCAGCTGGAGAGCAAGATTCAAGAACTAGAGGAACGCGCACGGAGTGAAGAAAGGTACATATACAGAAAACAGATCTCTCTGAATCAGatgtttgtgctttttatttaaacaatgAAGTATCTTAAAGGCTTCTGAACAGGTCCATTTCAAATCTGATTTTCGAAGCCTTTTTTGTACTACCTTGGAAAGGCGCGATATTTACACCCCTGTAAGGTCTTGCTTCAGTATGAATGTCACAGAGCTGTAAGGGTGGGATCAAGTCGTCCCACCGCTGTGCTTTTATCGcaggtagtaacagaggtgtgtgtttatgcaaagttcccactgtgtgtgttcacctgtCGTGCCTCCGCAACACCGTAACGCAGTGTGAGATCACACTCCAGGGCACCAACTACATTACACTATTGTAGGATCAATATAAAAGTACAGgcgtgatgatgatgatgatgatgatgatggaacTTCGTTACAGGGCTGTTGCAAAATGGCATTATGAAAGGGTCTATTAATAGCTTTGAGGGTCTGCACTTTGGCTCAGGTAGAGCAGACAGCCCATGAtaagaggctgtagtcctcgtatCACTGGGCGTGTTATAGATCCCACTCCCTAGTCCTCGCTGTATTTGTTGCATGTTAGAGCCAAGTGAAATGAACCTTATTTGGCTACAGAGCATCTTTGAGCAGTGAGAAAGCAAATAGCTTGCCCTGGGGCATTGTGGCAGAAGTTAAGATGGGAAGAGTATTACTCATTAACCTGTTTAAATGTCTtatattcttcttctcttgtgtaTGTGAAGGGAGAAGAACTCTGTGGTGGCCTCCCAACGACGCCTGGAGAGGAAACTGAAAGAACTCAGCCTGACACTGGAtgaggagagacagacacacaccgaGCAAAGAGACCAGGTAGACACATTCCCCGCCTActttatgtaaatgtttgaacatGGGaatatcaaaaatatatatagaaactGGCCCCATAGGCGACGGCCCCAATTCGGCCCCCCTTTTTACTTATGTACCGCTCGTCCCTGGTTGCTGCCCCCCCCACTGGAAACCTTTGCACAATAAAGAATGGGCGCCTGGAGGCGACGTGGGACATATGGGCAATGCTGGCTGATTTAGACTGTCTCTGACTGGGATGCGGGCAGCGAGCAAAACTAAGATCAAAACTTCTTATGATCGACATcttgtatttctattttttttttttttttttttttttttatttttttttttttttttattttttttttattatttttttttttttatttttttttttattttgtatttaccacctatcattttattgtattatattttattttattttaattcttttattttcctaaCTTGGGCTGGGGCTTGAGTGAGTGGGGTGTTGGGagggcagatgtgtgtgttagtttaaaaaacagaaaaagactgttaaCTATTATACTGTATTGGCTGTACTGGAGTGattttgcaaaaacaacattttgaaaaatatatatatataaatgtatatatactGAATCAAAAAATCCTTAAACTGTTTCTTCTGTTGCAGATTGCTCTGAAGGTGAAGGCTCTAAAGAGGCAGGTGGATGAAGGGGAGACCGAGCTGGAGAGGTTAGATGGACTGAGAAGAAAGGCTCAGAGAGACATGGAGGAACAGATGGAGCTGAAAGAGGCTTTGCAGAGCAGAGTCACAGCTCTGGAGACTGAGCTGAAGTGAgcatttccttctctttgtctctAATTTTGTTACTCTCAGCGTGAGCTTTTTGGTAATGGTTATGCAACACGCTTCCTGGCAGCCAGATTAACACAGCGGAAGTATGTGAGTGAACAAGGGAGACAtcatctcctcctttttttgcCAGAGTACATAAAACCACATGTAAATGACGCTGTTAGCAGTGAACCCAGATTCCTTGGCTGTTAGACACTCATGGAGACACCTGGTTGAGACTCGCACAGACCCCCTTAGGGGCAGTATTTCACAATGTGATGTGTGTAAAACAGATCCACAATCACTTAAGTGCGGAGAGATATTTCATTAAACTAAATCAGCAGATTACTCATGCACCACAGGGGAAATTAAACTCTACCTGTAGAAACAAGAATAAACATGTTGTTCCTGTGTACAGACAGCAGGGGGAGCACTGTGATCACCTGGTAGCACTACCTTTAGTGAATAcagcattattaaaaaaaagaaagtgtgttgaAACTTAATATTAACAATGACTTTGTGTCACAGGAGAAAAGCACAAGCAGCAATGCGGCCCACTTTGGATTCATCGGCCCTCAGCTCAGATGACGACGACAGCCTGTACGATCCCTCCACCATCACCTCCATCCTCACAGAGAGCAACCTCCAGACCAGCTCCTGTTAAGACAAGTACTTCAGGGACAGGGTAAGGGTGGGGAAAATGTAGCACTATGTAGGGGAAAAACAAGAGGGAAGTGTAGTTAAACCTCTGTGTAGACTGGGAGTTAAGCCAAAAGGCATACTGGTGTACACTACAGACAATGAGGGACCTGGGAGGTAAAGGATGTACTGTAAATTTgagaagggggctgattattttcCACATCTGAGTGAATGAAAGGAAGCAAAACAATGTCTGTGTGTGGAGGAATTTCCCTCATTCTACGGCAGACACGGATCTACTCTAAGGTACGGTTGGAAGGGCATTGTTGCACACatgcaaaacacaagcaaacccACTACGAGGtaatccattaaaaaaaaaccactaCAACAGAGGATCAGTGACTGGGTAAAAAAGAGAGATTAGTTTAAGAGAAAAGAcatctacaaataaaaaatacctCTTGCATTTTTTGGTACATACTCAGTGAGTCAGACGATTTCCTGAGTTCAGATTCTGGGTCAAATACTTGAGGTGCCAAGTCTGGATTATATCTCACCTCATATGCATTACCTTATATACCTTATATATCATATTTTTCTAAGGCCCAGCTTTTAACTGACTGAACTCAAACATCTGTACCCCAGCATGCACTAATATAACGACGCACtactgaaaacactgacactGATTGCTTCATGATTGCACAAGTGATTGAAATGTAAACTCTAAATTGACCCTTCTTAAGCTGGTTTTCTTTGCCTAACCAAATCTAATGGTTTGATACTGGAAATATTTGTTTCATACAATTATttacaaaatatatttgtttatgtatttttaagaaTGGAATTCATATCTGCTGTAAGatagtttgttgttgttaggAGTTAATTCCACCGTCCAGTCTTGTATATGTCACATGGTACAGTGTTCGGGAATGCTGAATTgatcaaataaatgtaaaatatgtcaCTAATAACATTTAGATAGtttctctgcacaaacacacactaccaGATCATACTTTGGATAGAAACCACATGTTTGGATTAGCTTTGTTAATGCTTGAAGTCTCTATTCACTGTATCTGTCCTGAAGCAGGCAGCAGCAGACTGTCTGAGTTTTATCTCTTTAAGAACAGAGGGGTCCTTTGTGAGAATATCACAGGCTGTGAGGAAGTGGTTTGCAACTTTTCAAGTTGGAAAAACAGCCAAAATAACTTCCTGTCTGTTCTCTCAGATCCTTCAAAATCCCTATGCATTCCCTTATTTCTAGTCACAGGGACAGTTTCTCTTCATTTCAATATGATGCCTTAAATTTGTTATGCATTTTGTAATTCCCTCGTTGCTCTTAATTTTTGTaaagtgtttgtatttaacatttgtagGTTACATGAAATGATTTTTGTACACATTTTGAACAATCAGACAGACTTGTAATTGTGTTACTGTTTGCTGTAATTTAATGTTTATCACTATCTCTTCAGTGAAACTGGAAATGGTACTGAATTTGATTTGTTTGACTGTTGAGTgaaaagatgtttgttttttctaagatgttgatataaacatgttgactgggaaaaaaaacacactgtgactgtatttcacGTTagatctttttttctatttaatataaatatagcaACAATAAAACGAtcaaatgtcattttctctgtttatctTCTCTTAATTGTAGGTGATAGTCAAGTATTTGTACCACATGGTTTACTCTCTTCACATGATATAGGACACATcatctcctctttgtttttgtccatTCGACTTAACCCAAAAGGGACACTTATGTAacataaaattataataaatcttaaaaaatgcaataaacagATCTATTTCTATTTATGCTTTCATGCTGCTTGTATTTTTTTAGACGATGTAAAGTGCTGCAGTTTTTTTCATAAACAACTTAAAGGAAAACTTTGATTATAgccaggggcgattctaggatcggatgtttaggggtgctgagccaggcaagatacatttcactgttcaaaagaggctcaaggaaaaaggggaacgcaaaaaatataaatgtttgcttttcattttttcaatacagtcacaaatcacacggctgtggcaacaaatctctttcaaatttacattaactgagagaaaagaaaggagacccacCCGCCATCCCGCCCAAAACTCGcagac
Coding sequences within:
- the LOC117823049 gene encoding cingulin isoform X1 translates to MSVPSSGRKTPVDYGVQIRFINDLYDSGGGQPGFQPKAKPQTTSKYGVAVRVQGIAGQPYVVLKDGEKGDSYGVQLKTHGYSSLPRRRENTGTQGADIGGGGQGGALRRAQSQGSLLDRDGEGGAGNEEFQLSRPPGDGKSGSYGNLDGGIGVRGEREQTRRVGGREDNMERNMWEGSYRAGLNGSMGSVRSDQSYPDRPQQTNHSNQRQTPVNRLINRFDGGNNEGQDPRATSPLLTPNPYTSPPSSAHSSLGRGQGAVTTFPAQSANQWTSPGRYATGETPPVTLTEAQVTPDLLLDQGQSAETSKEEEQVMQTIYNILRQGSNESDVVIKHKAKIIFQKIQNLQPKDRAAQEEWVREKRDFERKVAELQAALQAERRDSVSNSDPTLKAELESCLDENLQLREMLDRKKQELNETQSELTQLRMDRENAEARVREMEDQLSEFQDELRRESGNKTDLMSYQAQLMEVCQLKQKLEETLRQRERELTALKGALKEEVATHDKEIEVLREQYSTDMEKLRSSMEQVSQSHAGIEAERLRVNASIRSLQQQLEDCRDESSHWMEQFHATRDELRTTKQELLQARLEKEEFEEELKELQEKVSTMKHQIPDPSATLSLNQELQRCNADLKKATSEVEKQRTELDKKVMEVISIKKSHQNQEAELKYEIDRLKEQLQRAKEDFVKAQEKTKRLPSPAVISELEQKLDESQSEANQLKEKLLLAEEDVKATTTRLNRAQTDIKSLEDTQQEQQEANMRLREKLSRLEAQLQNNATESSEAEFALHTEAQALRSEMDEAKRKASRQSQEHRELSLRVEDMEKEKETLKQNIHQLEEAERRQGRALEKINKEYESLALSSREEVQALRAQLEEQKERARKEMQEVQRHGNDAQSEMERSRLNLRKLEEEMSRHKKELLLACEERDNHQLDKELISNRLRHLEAELEAGKNSLNEKTREIRILEDKLKRLELELEEEKSSAEMMTDRVARSRDQIDQLRSELMQERSSKQDLELDKNSMERHLKELRSRVVDMEGQSRSSTGVSQLESKIQELEERARSEEREKNSVVASQRRLERKLKELSLTLDEERQTHTEQRDQIALKVKALKRQVDEGETELERLDGLRRKAQRDMEEQMELKEALQSRVTALETELKRKAQAAMRPTLDSSALSSDDDDSLYDPSTITSILTESNLQTSSC
- the LOC117823049 gene encoding cingulin isoform X2 yields the protein MSVPSSGRKTPVDYGVQIRFINDLYDSGGGQPGFQPKAKPQTTSKYGVAVRVQGIAGQPYVVLKDGEKGDSYGVQLKTHGYSSLPRRRENTGTQGADIGGGGQGGALRRAQSQGSLLDRDGEGGAGNEEFQLSRPPGDGKSGSYGNLDGGIGVRGEREQTRRVGGREDNMERNMWEGSYRAGLNGSMGSVRSDQSYPDRPQQTNHSNQRQTPVNRLINRFDGGNNEGQDPRATSPLLTPNPYTSPPSSAHSSLGRGQGAVTTFPAQSANQWTSPGRYATGETPPVTLTEAQGQSAETSKEEEQVMQTIYNILRQGSNESDVVIKHKAKIIFQKIQNLQPKDRAAQEEWVREKRDFERKVAELQAALQAERRDSVSNSDPTLKAELESCLDENLQLREMLDRKKQELNETQSELTQLRMDRENAEARVREMEDQLSEFQDELRRESGNKTDLMSYQAQLMEVCQLKQKLEETLRQRERELTALKGALKEEVATHDKEIEVLREQYSTDMEKLRSSMEQVSQSHAGIEAERLRVNASIRSLQQQLEDCRDESSHWMEQFHATRDELRTTKQELLQARLEKEEFEEELKELQEKVSTMKHQIPDPSATLSLNQELQRCNADLKKATSEVEKQRTELDKKVMEVISIKKSHQNQEAELKYEIDRLKEQLQRAKEDFVKAQEKTKRLPSPAVISELEQKLDESQSEANQLKEKLLLAEEDVKATTTRLNRAQTDIKSLEDTQQEQQEANMRLREKLSRLEAQLQNNATESSEAEFALHTEAQALRSEMDEAKRKASRQSQEHRELSLRVEDMEKEKETLKQNIHQLEEAERRQGRALEKINKEYESLALSSREEVQALRAQLEEQKERARKEMQEVQRHGNDAQSEMERSRLNLRKLEEEMSRHKKELLLACEERDNHQLDKELISNRLRHLEAELEAGKNSLNEKTREIRILEDKLKRLELELEEEKSSAEMMTDRVARSRDQIDQLRSELMQERSSKQDLELDKNSMERHLKELRSRVVDMEGQSRSSTGVSQLESKIQELEERARSEEREKNSVVASQRRLERKLKELSLTLDEERQTHTEQRDQIALKVKALKRQVDEGETELERLDGLRRKAQRDMEEQMELKEALQSRVTALETELKRKAQAAMRPTLDSSALSSDDDDSLYDPSTITSILTESNLQTSSC